The following coding sequences are from one Delphinus delphis chromosome 19, mDelDel1.2, whole genome shotgun sequence window:
- the ZNF286A gene encoding zinc finger protein 286A produces METDMAEMPGKSALSSQDSPFSQEKSTEEGEVAALRLTARSQASVTFKDVAMDFTPEEWGRLDPAQRDVMLENYRNLVSLWLPVSKPENHNLENGKEPLMLERKAPKSSCSDSETRPGSKDSTSVQDFSKEESCQVAVIDRLTRNGVYDSNLETTLACENRLENQQGNQERCLREMFTHVNSLPEERAREHGVYWKNLNQKSVLLTQDRVPKGSCAFHTLEKRLKQKSTLMKKQRTYKEKKPHKCNDCGELFTYHSVLIRHQRVHTGEKPYSCTECGKSFSHRANLTKHQRTHTRILFECSECKKAFTESASLAIHQRIHIGERPYECSECGKGFNRSTHLVQHQLIHTGVKPYECNECDKAFIHSSALIKHQRTHTGEKPYKCQECGKAFSHCSSLTKHQRVHTGEKPYECSECGKTFSQSTHLVQHQRIHTGEKPYECNECGKTFSRSSNFAKHQRIHIGKKPYKCNECGKAFIHSSALIQHQRTHTGEKPYRCNECGKSFKCSSSLIRHQRIHTEEQP; encoded by the exons GCATCAGTGACATTCAAGGATGTGGCCATGGACTTTACCCCAGAGGAGTGGGGGAGGCTGGATCCTGCACAGAGGGACGTGATGCTGGAGAACTACAGGAACCTCGTCTCACTCT GGCTTCCAGTTTCCAAACCTGAGAACCACAATTTGGAGAATGGAAAAGAACCATTGATGCTTGAGAGAAAAGCCCCCAAAAGCAGCTGTTCAG ACTCAGAGACTAGACCCGGGAGCAAAGATTCAACTTCAGTGCaagatttttccaaagaagagtcATGCCAGGTTGCAGTCATAGACAGGCTGACAAGGAATGGTGTCTATGACTCCAACTTGGAAACAACTCTCGCATGTGAAAACCGGTTAGAGAATCAGCAAGGAAATCAGGAGAGATGCTTAAGAGAAATGTTCACCCACGTGAATTCACTCCCGGAAGAGAGAGCTCGTGAGCATGGTGTTTACTGGAAAAACTTGAACCAGAAGTCAGTACTTCTCACTCAAGACAGAGTTCCCAAAGGATCCTGTGCCTTCCATACCCTTGAAAAAAGATTGAAACAGAAATCAACCttaatgaaaaagcagaggaccTACAAAGAGAAGAAACCTCATAAATGTAATGACTGTGGTGAGCTCTTCACTTACCATTCAGTGCTCATTCGACACCAGAGAGTCCATACCGGGGAAAAACCCTACAGCTGCACTGAGTGTGGGAAGTCTTTCAGCCACAGGGCCAATTTAACTAAACATCAGAGAACTCACACTAGAATTCTCTTCGAGTGCAGCGAATGCAAGAAAGCCTTCACAGAAAGCGCATCCCTTGCAATACATCAGAGGATTCACATTGGAGAGAGACCGTATGAGTGCAGTGAGTGTGGGAAAGGCTTTAATCGAAGCACACACCTCGTGCAGCACCAGCTGATCCACACAGGGGTGAAGCCTTATGAATGCAACGAGTGTGATAAAgccttcattcattcttcagcACTCATTAAACATCAAagaactcacactggagagaaaccctataaatgtcaggaatgtgggaaagcctttagccACTGCTCATCCCTTACCAAACATCAGAGGGTTCATACcggagaaaaaccctatgaatgtagtGAATGTGGAAAAACCTTCAGTCAGAGCACACATCTTGTTcagcatcagagaattcacaccgGAGAGAAACCCTACGAGTGTAACgaatgtgggaaaaccttcagCCGGAGCTCAAATTTCGCTAAACATCAAAGAATTCATATTGGGAAGAAACCATACAAATGTAACGAATGCGGAaaagccttcattcattcatcagcacTTATTCAACACCAGAGAACTCATACTGGGGAGAAACCATATAGGTGTAACGAATGTGGAAAAAGCTTTAAGTGCAGTTCATCCCTCATCAGACATCAAAGGATTCACACGGAAGAGCAGCCCTGA